One genomic segment of Methanothermobacter wolfeii includes these proteins:
- a CDS encoding CDP-glycerol glycerophosphotransferase family protein produces the protein MLSSNSIAEFLINSGLGRVLNSIIRLINRIIPKRENQILFESIPDISDNPFYLYSYMKELGEDYRFVWVVDSIHKDFEEPQYIRNTPSEIWQFFRSRYIVTSHGHHLLIRAGNQVFVNLWHGMPLKAMGYTEPAGKPVLLLQGVDDENYYMIATSTIMRNALAACFNQDARRIHITGQPRNDKLFRTPEEKTEFNGVILYTPTYRDTGTDASIFSLPDYTEEKLQDFLRERGLCFLVKLHPLDRGVRIPTGDNIRVLEPSADIYDVLAGVDVLVTDYSSIYFDFLLLDRPIIFTVPDLEEYRRVRGFVLEPFEFWTPGPKVRTFREFLDELERSLNDPQYYAGERRTINELVNHYRDDRSSERVYRLVWG, from the coding sequence ATGTTATCATCCAATTCCATTGCAGAGTTCCTGATTAATTCAGGACTGGGAAGGGTTCTGAATTCAATTATAAGGCTTATAAACAGAATCATACCTAAAAGGGAAAACCAGATACTCTTTGAGAGCATACCTGATATTTCTGATAACCCATTCTACCTTTACAGTTACATGAAGGAACTTGGAGAGGATTACCGGTTTGTGTGGGTGGTTGACAGTATCCATAAGGATTTTGAGGAACCCCAGTATATCAGGAATACACCATCTGAGATCTGGCAGTTCTTCAGGTCAAGGTACATAGTAACATCCCATGGTCACCATCTGCTTATAAGGGCTGGAAATCAGGTTTTTGTGAACCTCTGGCATGGCATGCCCCTCAAGGCCATGGGGTATACAGAGCCCGCTGGGAAACCTGTTCTGCTCCTCCAGGGAGTGGATGATGAGAACTATTACATGATTGCAACATCAACCATAATGCGGAACGCCCTTGCAGCCTGCTTCAACCAGGACGCCAGGAGGATACACATAACCGGACAGCCAAGGAACGATAAACTCTTCAGGACACCTGAGGAAAAGACGGAATTTAATGGTGTTATACTCTACACACCAACCTACAGGGACACAGGTACCGATGCATCCATATTCAGTCTTCCAGACTACACTGAAGAGAAACTACAGGACTTTCTCAGGGAGAGGGGATTATGTTTCCTCGTGAAACTCCACCCCCTTGATAGGGGAGTTCGGATCCCCACAGGAGACAACATAAGGGTTCTTGAACCATCAGCTGACATCTATGACGTCCTTGCAGGTGTCGATGTCCTTGTAACAGATTATTCATCCATCTACTTCGATTTCCTCCTCCTGGACAGACCCATAATATTCACCGTACCCGACCTTGAGGAGTACAGGAGGGTCAGGGGCTTCGTCCTTGAACCCTTCGAGTTCTGGACGCCCGGACCCAAGGTGAGGACCTTCAGGGAATTCCTTGATGAACTTGAAAGATCCCTGAATGACCCCCAGTATTATGCGGGGGAGAGGAGAACGATCAATGAACTGGTGAACCATTACAGGGATGATAGATCATCGGAAAGGGTATACAGGCTTGTGTGGGGTTAA
- a CDS encoding glycosyltransferase encodes MRIGILIPSLDDTGMARAAAQLSIMLDQLSHEVHIITGYRHTPMQNYEGKLHMLDVKPAMVNQSFPERIMLFLKRLTALRKLRRMLKTDVMISFSEAMSIQNILTAGDEGVIISHHTLLSRNENLQDIYGKLVKFLIKLLYSRADLIVPVSEKSASDLVRNFSIDPELIRVIPNPVPVEEIERMASEDLEGYHEIFKDPVIINAGRLTHAKGQRYLLRIFRELLDDFPDLKLVILGDGELRDSLLKFSRELGLKVCHDAPDSGDFQVYFLGFQKNPYRFFSRSKLFVLTSLREALPMAIMEAMSVFLPVVASDCGGTREILAPGTDPDIETSRAEFAAYGVLLPVFRDEVEAGDKLTEPEKVWIQALRRILQDPSMIECYSRRASSRMNDFRWEKIRGLWESLLDDFQFR; translated from the coding sequence ATGCGCATAGGGATACTTATACCTTCACTGGATGATACTGGAATGGCGAGGGCCGCTGCCCAGCTCTCCATCATGCTGGATCAGCTCTCACATGAGGTCCACATCATAACCGGCTACAGACACACGCCCATGCAGAATTATGAGGGCAAACTCCACATGCTGGATGTTAAACCAGCCATGGTGAATCAGAGCTTCCCTGAAAGGATAATGCTCTTCCTAAAACGCTTAACCGCTTTGAGGAAACTCAGGAGGATGCTTAAAACTGATGTGATGATCTCATTTTCTGAGGCCATGAGTATACAGAACATTCTAACAGCAGGGGATGAAGGGGTGATCATCAGCCACCACACCCTCCTTTCAAGGAATGAGAATCTCCAGGACATCTACGGGAAACTGGTGAAGTTCCTCATAAAGCTCCTCTATTCCAGGGCAGACCTTATTGTCCCTGTATCTGAAAAATCAGCTTCAGACCTTGTAAGGAACTTCAGCATAGACCCTGAACTTATAAGGGTTATACCTAATCCGGTACCTGTGGAGGAGATAGAAAGAATGGCCTCTGAAGACCTTGAAGGCTACCATGAAATCTTTAAAGATCCTGTAATTATAAATGCAGGCAGACTCACCCATGCAAAGGGACAGAGGTATCTTCTGAGAATATTCAGGGAGCTCCTGGATGATTTCCCTGACCTGAAACTTGTTATACTTGGTGATGGAGAACTCAGGGATTCCCTTCTGAAATTCTCCAGGGAACTCGGACTTAAGGTTTGTCATGATGCCCCTGATTCAGGGGACTTTCAGGTTTATTTCCTTGGTTTCCAGAAGAATCCTTACAGGTTTTTTTCACGTTCAAAGCTTTTTGTTCTGACATCATTAAGGGAGGCCCTCCCCATGGCCATAATGGAGGCCATGTCAGTCTTTCTTCCTGTGGTGGCATCAGACTGTGGGGGTACAAGAGAGATACTGGCTCCTGGCACCGACCCTGATATTGAAACATCCAGGGCTGAATTTGCAGCTTACGGTGTGCTCCTCCCGGTCTTCAGGGATGAAGTGGAGGCCGGTGACAAACTCACAGAACCCGAAAAGGTCTGGATCCAGGCACTCCGGAGAATACTTCAGGACCCCTCCATGATCGAATGCTACTCTAGGAGGGCCTCATCCAGGATGAATGATTTCAGATGGGAGAAAATAAGGGGTTTGTGGGAGTCTCTCCTTGATGATTTCCAGTTCAGGTGA